In Methanoregula formicica SMSP, the DNA window AGACCTTGGTGAGGTTCCGGTCCTCCGGCACCTCGCACATGATCAGGATGGGCTTCTTTGCATTCAGTTTCGAGAGCGCCATACCCGCACCGATCCCGACAATCGTGTCCGGATATTTCCCGCCCACGTGCAGCCACTGGAGGTATTCCAGTTCCTTCACGCCCCGGTCCACGATATACTGGAGGAGCTCGCGGAGGATGGCCCGGTGATTGTTGAGCATATGCTCGGCATCGCGGTACGCGGTGCCCCGGTCTCCCCGGAGGATTGCCCCACCCACCTGCGGCTTCGACCACCGGCCGCAGGCGTTCAGGAGAGTCGCGTATTCCTGGGCGTTCCGCAACGGGGTCCTCGGGATCTCGCCCGGGAACCGGTAGGTCTCGGCAAGGAGCCGGTCGGTCTTCTCCCCGTTTGCCATCAGCTGCTGGGCGAGCGCAGAGATGATGGTCCTGCGGTCATCATCAGATAGTTCCTCCCACACGTACCAGCGGCCATCGGGCGCCTGCTGGCGGATGCCGAGCTTTTTCAAAAACTGCCGGGCCGCCTCGGGGTTGTTGCTGATGCCCCTGACGAACGGGTCGTCGTTGTAGGCGAGCGAGAGGTGGACCGGGCGGGTCGCAGTCCCGTAACAGTTGAGGTCCTTTTTCCGGACGTCAACGGAACCGTGCCGCACGCCGTCTTCGACAATGATGTCTCGTGCAGGGCCGACGAGCCCGCACTTCTCCCGCGCCATCATGTCGCCGACATTTCCGATAACCGCGAGCTGGGCGAGATCGATGTTTGCATCGTCCAGTTCCTTTGCCACAAGATAGGAGACGCCGGCTGCGCTCATCCGCGTGTGGCCGTAGGGGTGGCAGTTGACCTGCGTGTATTCTCGCTCGCAGGGCTGGCTGACGTGGTGGTCGATGATGAGCACATCCTTCTCGGAAAAACCCCGTTCGTGCATCAGGTTCTGCTGGCCGGCACCAAGGTCGGCAAAGACCTTGAGCGAGGGGTCGTCAGGCACCTGAGGCATGGTCAGCGGTTCGAGCTGGCGCACGAAGACGGACTTGACCGGTATTTCAAGACGGGATACCGCCTGCGAGAGGATCGCCTCGCAGCTGATGCCGTCCGCATCGATGTGGGAGATGATGGTGATCTCCGGGGCTGCCGCGATCTGCTCCGCGGCCGCCTTTACATCATCGCAAAAACCCATTGCCATATATTTAGGGAGTTCAAACAGATGAATTGTACCAGCTATGCCTGCGAAACGCCTTCCTGAGTTCGTGGACACGGGGCTCATCACCCCTGCCCGGATGCGCGTTGTCGATGCCAATGCCATCGCGCTTGGCGTCACCGAGTTCCAGCTGATGGAGAGCGCAGGACGGGGGCTTGCCGAGCAGGTGCTCACGTTTGGCCCGACACGGGTGCTCATTCTTTGCGGGAAAGGCAACAACGGGGGGGACGGGATGGTTGCGGCCCGCCACCTCCGGCGCCACGCGGAGACGGAGGTCTGTTATCTTGAAGCCGGCTCACGGAGCAGCGCCTGCGAGCACCAGCTCCGCGCCCTGAAGCATGCCCATGTGGGCATGCACCCGTTTGCGTCCCGAGACGACCTCGAAGCCCTCCGCCCGCTCTTTGAGAAGGCGGAAGTCATTGTCGATGCGCTGCTCGGGACCGGGGTGAGCGGGAGCCTTAAGGAACCGCTGAAAACCTGCGTTGCTCTGGCGAATGCATCGCCCGCGAAGATTGTTGCTGCCGACATCCCGACGTCGGGGATGCGGGCAGACCGGATCTGCGCCTTCCACCGGCCCAAAGTCGAAGGGTCGACAGTCATCGACATCGGCATTCCTGTCGAGGCCGAGTGCTTCACCGGCCCCGGCGACCTGACCCTTATCCCCCCCCGGATCCGGAAGGCACACAAGGGCCATAGCGGTACGGTGCTGATTGTCGGCGGCGGCCCGTACCAGGGAGCGCCGTGGCTCGCAGGGCTCGGGGCACTCCGGGCCGGGGCGGATATCGTGCGGATCGCATCCCCTGTCTTCGAGCCGGTCCCCGACCTGATCTACGAGCGGCTGGAGGGAAAGGCGATCGGCGCTGAACATACGGAACGGCTCATCGCGCTTGCGGAGAAGGCGGATGTGGTTGTCTGCGGGAACGGCCTCGGCATGGAGAGCCATAAGGTCGTGACTGCCATCGCCCCGCACTGCAGAAAGGCTGTCTTCGACGCCGATGCCCTCCGGCTTCCCCTGCCCGTTGCC includes these proteins:
- a CDS encoding single-stranded-DNA-specific exonuclease RecJ; this encodes MGFCDDVKAAAEQIAAAPEITIISHIDADGISCEAILSQAVSRLEIPVKSVFVRQLEPLTMPQVPDDPSLKVFADLGAGQQNLMHERGFSEKDVLIIDHHVSQPCEREYTQVNCHPYGHTRMSAAGVSYLVAKELDDANIDLAQLAVIGNVGDMMAREKCGLVGPARDIIVEDGVRHGSVDVRKKDLNCYGTATRPVHLSLAYNDDPFVRGISNNPEAARQFLKKLGIRQQAPDGRWYVWEELSDDDRRTIISALAQQLMANGEKTDRLLAETYRFPGEIPRTPLRNAQEYATLLNACGRWSKPQVGGAILRGDRGTAYRDAEHMLNNHRAILRELLQYIVDRGVKELEYLQWLHVGGKYPDTIVGIGAGMALSKLNAKKPILIMCEVPEDRNLTKVSMRTTERIVEKGIDLQKALSEASAEYGGGGGGHKIAAGAYIPKPAEEEFVIRVNRILGEQFAAKDPGNR
- a CDS encoding bifunctional ADP-dependent NAD(P)H-hydrate dehydratase/NAD(P)H-hydrate epimerase → MPAKRLPEFVDTGLITPARMRVVDANAIALGVTEFQLMESAGRGLAEQVLTFGPTRVLILCGKGNNGGDGMVAARHLRRHAETEVCYLEAGSRSSACEHQLRALKHAHVGMHPFASRDDLEALRPLFEKAEVIVDALLGTGVSGSLKEPLKTCVALANASPAKIVAADIPTSGMRADRICAFHRPKVEGSTVIDIGIPVEAECFTGPGDLTLIPPRIRKAHKGHSGTVLIVGGGPYQGAPWLAGLGALRAGADIVRIASPVFEPVPDLIYERLEGKAIGAEHTERLIALAEKADVVVCGNGLGMESHKVVTAIAPHCRKAVFDADALRLPLPVAAGETIYTPHAGEFARITDKSLPEDTRGRARALRSSGLPGTVILKGHIDIISDGNQVRFNRTGDPAMTVGGTGDVLAGIAGALLCRLPAFDAACIAAYVSGKAGEAVVAERGGGILPSDLVDKIPSILFRKGA